In Meiothermus ruber DSM 1279, the following proteins share a genomic window:
- a CDS encoding response regulator transcription factor, which translates to MRLLLVEDHTGLGRLLQDTLSGQGFAVDLAEDMASADGLLQSFPYDLVVLDLGLPDGDGIELLQSLRARGEKMPVLILTARDGLADRVKGLEAGADDYLVKPFHPEELVARIRALLRRARGEPTNRFKVGRLELDMELKRAWWDGQSVHLSGREYALLEFLALHAEGYFSREALMEKVWPGEAAIDPRTVDTYVRYLRRKLSPEAIETVRNLGYRFLG; encoded by the coding sequence ATGCGGCTTTTGTTGGTAGAAGATCACACCGGGCTGGGCCGGTTGTTGCAAGACACCCTCAGCGGTCAGGGATTTGCGGTGGATCTGGCCGAGGATATGGCCAGCGCCGATGGCCTGCTGCAAAGCTTCCCTTACGACCTGGTGGTTTTGGATCTGGGCCTTCCAGATGGGGACGGCATCGAGCTATTGCAATCGCTCCGGGCTCGAGGCGAGAAGATGCCCGTGCTGATTCTAACTGCCCGGGATGGCCTGGCCGACCGGGTAAAAGGCCTGGAAGCCGGCGCTGACGACTACCTGGTCAAGCCCTTCCACCCCGAGGAGCTGGTAGCCCGGATCAGAGCCCTTTTGCGGCGGGCTCGAGGGGAGCCTACCAACCGCTTTAAGGTGGGTCGACTGGAGCTGGATATGGAGCTAAAAAGGGCCTGGTGGGACGGGCAGTCGGTACACCTGTCCGGTCGGGAGTATGCCCTCCTGGAGTTCCTGGCCCTCCACGCCGAGGGTTATTTTTCCCGCGAGGCCCTTATGGAGAAAGTCTGGCCCGGAGAGGCCGCCATAGACCCGCGTACGGTGGACACCTATGTGCGCTACCTGCGGCGCAAGCTCTCGCCGGAGGCTATAGAAACCGTGCGCAATCTGGGCTACCGTTTTCTGGGATGA
- a CDS encoding acyl-CoA dehydrogenase family protein: MEHQSYAYGKNHWALEPDLPSLLNRYWKGWTAHQSELERFGALAGGVAYRIADHVDKEARPVLVMHDLNGQRIDRVRLSPAQEALNRELAAMNRAPYQGGSWHLHFALGYLLADPGLYCIQTITNATLYAIHKYAPQFARWKEELLAGRAFGATWMTEVQGGSDLGANQVRAVPEGAVWRLWGDKYFSSGAGLTDYAIVSARPEGAPAGPKGIALFLVPRLDSQGQLNYRVRRLKDKLATRAVPSGEVEFAGAEAHLIGRAEEGIYYILETLTLSRLANAAGAMGLARKAQLEALFRVQARRAFGKKLEEHPLIRRDLTDLAVRIAGGLALTFRAVAAWDEAWQETPPYSPRYHYARLLAHLAKARTAEHGTYCTQLGMELFGGVGFVEDFAIARLAREALITPIWEGPANVQALDTLEVLFRKGAAEPFLAEFGAKLEAIQSEEARLALARLRHTLDYLQTLSPEEAQWHAKEALRTLADAATVALLYELGSERHARLAALYARHFLAQEEYPAWAMQEEALWRVGLEPTSAA, translated from the coding sequence ATGGAACATCAGTCCTATGCCTATGGCAAGAACCACTGGGCTTTGGAGCCCGACCTCCCCAGCCTGCTGAACCGCTACTGGAAGGGTTGGACGGCGCACCAGTCCGAGCTCGAGCGCTTCGGGGCTTTGGCGGGGGGCGTGGCCTACCGCATCGCCGACCACGTGGACAAAGAGGCCCGCCCGGTGCTGGTGATGCACGACCTGAACGGCCAGCGCATTGACCGGGTGCGGCTATCCCCGGCCCAGGAGGCCCTCAACCGCGAACTCGCCGCCATGAACCGGGCCCCCTACCAGGGGGGAAGCTGGCACCTGCATTTCGCCCTGGGCTACCTGCTGGCCGACCCCGGCCTCTACTGCATCCAGACCATCACCAACGCCACCCTCTACGCCATCCACAAATACGCCCCCCAGTTCGCCCGCTGGAAGGAGGAGCTCCTGGCGGGCCGGGCTTTTGGTGCAACCTGGATGACCGAGGTGCAGGGCGGCTCCGACCTGGGGGCCAACCAGGTGCGGGCGGTGCCCGAGGGGGCGGTCTGGCGGCTGTGGGGCGATAAGTACTTCTCTAGCGGTGCGGGTTTGACCGATTATGCGATTGTCTCAGCCCGGCCTGAGGGCGCGCCGGCAGGGCCCAAGGGCATCGCGCTGTTTCTGGTGCCGCGGCTGGACAGCCAGGGCCAGCTCAACTACCGGGTGCGCCGGCTGAAAGACAAGCTCGCCACCCGCGCGGTGCCCTCGGGCGAGGTGGAGTTTGCAGGGGCCGAGGCCCACCTGATTGGGCGGGCCGAGGAGGGCATCTACTACATCCTGGAGACCCTGACCCTCTCGCGCCTGGCCAACGCAGCCGGGGCCATGGGGTTGGCTCGAAAGGCCCAGCTCGAGGCCCTCTTCCGGGTACAGGCGCGCCGGGCCTTCGGCAAAAAACTGGAGGAACACCCCCTCATCCGCCGCGACCTGACCGACCTGGCGGTGCGCATTGCCGGCGGCCTGGCCCTGACCTTCCGCGCGGTGGCGGCCTGGGACGAGGCCTGGCAGGAGACCCCACCCTACAGCCCCCGCTACCACTACGCCCGGCTGCTGGCCCACCTGGCCAAGGCCCGCACCGCCGAGCACGGCACCTACTGCACCCAGCTGGGCATGGAGCTTTTCGGCGGGGTGGGCTTCGTGGAGGACTTCGCCATCGCCCGCCTGGCCCGCGAGGCCCTGATCACGCCCATCTGGGAAGGCCCCGCCAACGTGCAGGCCCTGGACACCCTCGAGGTGCTCTTCCGCAAAGGCGCCGCCGAACCCTTCCTGGCCGAGTTTGGCGCCAAGCTCGAGGCCATACAAAGCGAGGAGGCCCGGCTGGCCCTGGCCCGTCTGCGCCATACCCTGGATTACCTACAAACCCTGTCCCCTGAAGAAGCCCAGTGGCACGCCAAAGAAGCCCTGCGCACCCTGGCCGATGCGGCCACCGTGGCCCTGCTCTACGAGCTAGGCAGCGAGCGCCACGCCAGGCTGGCGGCCCTGTATGCCCGTCACTTTTTGGCCCAGGAAGAATACCCGGCCTGGGCCATGCAAGAAGAAGCGCTGTGGCGGGTGGGCTTGGAACCCACGTCCGCCGCTTGA
- a CDS encoding sensor histidine kinase, producing MSLRLRLTLLVMVVTTAGFLASGVLLRWGLEASLLRRLDSQLERATDIALTLLGPDPEDGSSRFVPERGLPVLPQLLPGLVLLLVDESGTLLDAFGRPPAPRLLEELAQGKSSVYRIHTRPLADGLLLRAALPLEPVQESLTFLSRLLLWIIPLASLGTMVGAYFLLGRGLHPLDRLTRQAMTLAEQRLWSSSLLEPRSRDEVWRFVRAINSLLAALGEVIQSERRFTQDAAHALRTPLAILSGRIERALSQAPDPVKPELLEAQKSLRDLLDLVESLLHLARADAGILEKRPVSLDALAFEESERMRAAFIRLDWFLPEEPVVVSGDETALRAAIRALLENALHHGGGRASLRVYAQQQQAHLEIHDQGPGLEPEQIPHIFQRFYRGRRSAGSGLGLALVEAVVRWHGGQVMAGRSPEGGALLGFAIPLKTGS from the coding sequence ATGAGCCTGCGCCTGCGCCTGACCTTGCTGGTGATGGTGGTGACCACCGCCGGCTTCCTGGCGAGTGGGGTTCTGCTCAGGTGGGGCCTCGAGGCCAGCCTGCTCCGCCGGCTGGACAGCCAGCTCGAGCGCGCCACAGATATTGCGCTCACCCTTCTGGGCCCCGACCCCGAGGACGGCAGTTCACGCTTTGTTCCAGAGCGGGGCCTGCCGGTTTTACCCCAGCTACTCCCGGGTCTGGTGCTGCTACTGGTGGACGAAAGCGGCACCTTACTGGACGCCTTTGGCCGTCCACCCGCCCCCAGGCTACTGGAGGAGCTGGCCCAGGGAAAATCCTCTGTCTATCGGATACACACCCGCCCTCTCGCAGACGGCCTGCTGCTTCGCGCGGCCCTCCCCCTCGAGCCCGTACAAGAAAGCCTGACCTTTCTAAGCCGCCTGCTCCTATGGATTATTCCTCTGGCCTCCCTGGGAACCATGGTAGGGGCTTATTTCCTTTTGGGTCGCGGCCTGCACCCACTGGATCGACTCACCCGTCAGGCCATGACCCTGGCCGAACAGCGCCTATGGAGCTCCAGCCTGCTCGAGCCCAGAAGCCGCGACGAGGTGTGGCGCTTTGTGCGCGCCATTAATAGCCTGCTTGCCGCGTTGGGCGAGGTCATCCAGAGCGAGCGTCGCTTCACCCAGGACGCCGCCCATGCCCTGCGCACCCCGCTGGCCATCTTGAGCGGCCGCATTGAGCGGGCCCTAAGCCAGGCCCCCGATCCGGTTAAGCCAGAGCTTTTAGAAGCCCAGAAAAGTTTGCGGGATCTGCTGGATCTGGTAGAGTCCCTGCTCCACCTGGCCCGGGCCGATGCCGGCATCCTGGAAAAACGCCCTGTTTCCCTGGATGCCCTGGCCTTTGAGGAGTCTGAGCGGATGCGGGCGGCCTTTATCCGGCTGGACTGGTTCCTGCCCGAGGAACCGGTCGTGGTATCCGGGGATGAAACTGCCTTGCGGGCGGCCATCCGGGCCCTGCTGGAAAACGCCCTGCACCACGGTGGGGGGCGGGCCAGCCTCCGGGTGTACGCCCAGCAGCAGCAGGCCCACCTGGAGATCCACGACCAGGGGCCCGGCCTCGAGCCCGAGCAAATTCCCCACATTTTCCAGCGTTTTTACCGTGGGCGTCGAAGCGCCGGCAGCGGACTGGGGCTGGCTCTAGTGGAGGCCGTTGTGCGCTGGCATGGGGGTCAGGTCATGGCCGGCCGATCCCCGGAGGGCGGCGCGCTTTTGGGGTTTGCCATACCCTTGAAAACAGGCTCGTAG
- a CDS encoding helix-hairpin-helix domain-containing protein: MKLWLNIAYILVVLGLGLASLWPNLTVRFAPAQFYTPSTPGLEATSTLRPGPALPEVQKVNLNTASQAEIESLPGIGPALAQRIIEGRPYRTLEDLERVKGIGPKLLERLRPLVTL; encoded by the coding sequence ATGAAGCTTTGGCTAAACATAGCCTATATCCTGGTGGTACTTGGCTTAGGGCTAGCGAGCTTGTGGCCTAATCTAACCGTTCGATTCGCACCAGCCCAGTTCTATACCCCATCCACCCCGGGCCTGGAAGCCACATCTACTTTAAGACCCGGCCCTGCTTTACCCGAGGTTCAAAAGGTCAACCTCAACACTGCCAGCCAAGCCGAGATCGAAAGTCTGCCTGGAATTGGCCCGGCGCTAGCCCAGCGCATCATCGAAGGACGCCCCTACCGCACGCTTGAGGACCTCGAGCGCGTTAAAGGAATCGGGCCCAAACTACTGGAGCGGCTGCGCCCCCTGGTGACCCTATGA
- a CDS encoding molybdopterin-containing oxidoreductase family protein, with protein sequence MTVRKARVTCPLDCPDACSLIASIDEESNTLLKIEGDPRHPITQGFACVKTYRYPERNHHPLRPLYPLRRVGKKGEGRFERVSWGTALDEIAGRLRQVIEAHGPEAVLPYHYAGTMGLMQYEHSLTFFRALGASELQTTICATAGREAWVRSYGDRYGVDPEDVPQARFILLWGINSLHTHTHLTPFLKKARQNGARIVHIDPYENLTSRFADEHIKIRPGSDAALAYGMARAIVKAGLHDVDYITRMTTGFEAFMQVAEEWTPQRVEAVTGVAAETVERLALEFAQARASLIRTSYGLTRHPGGASALRVVILLPAITGAWQYPGGGALLTTSGAFALNRRYLGGAHLLAARPTPPRQVNMTQIGSALTALEPPIRALFVFNSNPAVVAPRSDLVQKGLQREDLFTVVLEQALTETTRYADYVLPATTFLEHPDLYTAYGHYYLSWNEAVMPPQGEARPNTWVFAELGRRLGLDEPTLYWDAETLARSLLDTDHPWLKGITLERLKAEGFLRLNIPRGFQPFTERAGTPSGKVQFDPPPQVILTEPTPEFPLILLTPPAKHFLNSTYGHIERLVQGEGGEPTLLVHPEDARAFGAVDGAWMRVRSQHGSVVRRVRVSEAPIRGTVVLEGTWWEKPAPDGKGINWLTGEHLTDMGEGSTFHSNPVRLEALD encoded by the coding sequence ATGACTGTGCGCAAAGCCCGCGTCACCTGCCCGCTGGACTGCCCCGATGCCTGCTCACTGATTGCCAGCATAGATGAGGAAAGTAACACCCTGCTCAAAATTGAGGGCGACCCGCGCCACCCCATCACCCAGGGCTTCGCCTGCGTCAAGACCTACCGCTACCCCGAGCGCAACCACCACCCCCTGCGCCCGCTCTACCCGCTGCGGCGGGTGGGCAAAAAGGGCGAGGGACGGTTTGAGCGGGTGAGCTGGGGAACCGCGCTGGACGAGATTGCCGGGCGTCTGCGCCAGGTGATTGAAGCGCACGGCCCCGAGGCCGTTCTCCCCTACCACTACGCCGGCACCATGGGGCTTATGCAGTATGAGCATTCCCTCACCTTTTTCCGGGCCCTTGGGGCCAGCGAGCTTCAGACCACCATCTGCGCGACGGCGGGGCGGGAAGCCTGGGTGAGGAGCTACGGCGACCGCTATGGGGTAGACCCGGAAGATGTCCCCCAGGCCAGGTTTATTCTGCTGTGGGGCATCAATAGCCTGCACACCCACACCCACCTGACCCCGTTTTTGAAAAAAGCCCGCCAGAACGGGGCCCGCATCGTGCACATTGACCCCTACGAAAACCTGACCAGCCGCTTTGCCGACGAACACATCAAGATTCGCCCTGGAAGCGATGCGGCCCTGGCCTATGGGATGGCTCGAGCCATCGTGAAAGCTGGCCTGCACGATGTGGACTACATCACCCGCATGACCACCGGCTTTGAGGCCTTTATGCAGGTGGCAGAAGAATGGACGCCGCAAAGGGTGGAGGCCGTCACAGGGGTAGCCGCCGAAACGGTGGAGCGGCTGGCCCTCGAGTTCGCCCAGGCCAGGGCCAGCCTGATCCGCACCAGCTACGGCCTGACCCGCCACCCCGGCGGGGCCAGCGCTTTGCGGGTGGTGATTCTGCTACCGGCCATTACCGGGGCCTGGCAGTACCCGGGGGGCGGGGCCCTGCTCACCACCTCGGGGGCCTTTGCCCTCAACCGCCGCTACCTGGGGGGCGCCCACCTGCTGGCCGCCCGGCCCACCCCGCCCCGGCAGGTCAACATGACCCAGATCGGCAGCGCCCTCACCGCCCTGGAACCGCCCATCCGGGCCCTGTTCGTCTTCAACTCCAACCCCGCGGTGGTGGCCCCGCGCTCCGACCTGGTGCAAAAGGGCCTGCAGCGTGAAGACCTGTTTACGGTGGTGCTCGAGCAGGCCCTCACCGAGACCACCCGCTACGCCGACTACGTGCTGCCCGCCACCACCTTTCTAGAACACCCCGACCTCTACACCGCCTACGGCCACTACTACCTCTCCTGGAATGAGGCGGTGATGCCACCCCAGGGCGAGGCCCGGCCCAACACCTGGGTCTTTGCCGAACTGGGCCGGCGGCTGGGCCTGGACGAGCCCACCCTCTACTGGGATGCCGAGACCCTGGCCCGCTCGCTTCTAGACACCGACCATCCCTGGCTAAAGGGCATCACCCTCGAGCGTCTCAAGGCCGAGGGCTTCCTGCGGCTCAACATTCCCCGCGGCTTCCAGCCCTTTACCGAGCGGGCCGGCACCCCTTCGGGCAAGGTGCAGTTCGACCCCCCGCCACAGGTGATTCTGACCGAGCCCACCCCGGAGTTCCCGCTCATTTTGCTGACCCCCCCCGCCAAGCACTTCCTGAACAGCACCTACGGGCACATCGAGCGTCTGGTGCAGGGCGAAGGGGGGGAGCCCACCCTGCTGGTACACCCCGAGGACGCGCGGGCTTTTGGCGCGGTGGACGGCGCGTGGATGCGGGTGCGCTCCCAGCACGGCTCGGTGGTGCGGCGGGTGCGGGTGAGCGAGGCCCCCATCCGGGGCACGGTGGTGCTGGAGGGCACCTGGTGGGAAAAGCCCGCGCCGGACGGCAAGGGCATCAACTGGCTCACCGGCGAACACCTGACCGACATGGGCGAGGGTTCCACCTTCCACTCCAACCCGGTGCGGCTCGAGGCCCTGGACTGA
- a CDS encoding C39 family peptidase, with translation MNRNFLILLFFLFCVHGLAQPTPYRVSRYQGVVGQTDWFTCGPAAVATLLRHYYDRADVDEARVLELALQAMQKNEVEVRQVGIHALALRQAMQALGIESRGFRLSLEQLRDYFERGGLPVILHTTQPEPHYVVAVGVVEGQVMLADPSWGRRLLPLEGLLSEKGFSGVVLVPLPEERAAGLAKARQAQALEWAQARLGHLRGLVRGLP, from the coding sequence ATGAACCGTAACTTCCTGATACTTCTGTTTTTCCTGTTTTGTGTTCATGGCCTGGCGCAGCCCACACCGTATCGGGTGTCACGATACCAGGGTGTGGTAGGGCAGACCGACTGGTTTACCTGTGGCCCGGCGGCGGTGGCTACGCTGCTGCGCCACTACTACGACCGGGCGGATGTGGACGAGGCCCGGGTGCTGGAACTGGCCTTGCAGGCCATGCAGAAAAACGAGGTGGAGGTGCGGCAGGTGGGCATCCACGCCCTGGCGCTGCGCCAGGCCATGCAGGCCCTGGGCATAGAGAGCCGGGGTTTTCGGCTGAGCCTAGAACAGCTCAGGGACTATTTCGAACGCGGCGGTTTACCGGTGATTTTGCACACCACCCAGCCCGAACCCCACTACGTGGTGGCGGTGGGGGTGGTGGAGGGGCAGGTGATGCTGGCTGACCCGAGCTGGGGTCGGCGGCTCCTTCCGTTGGAGGGGCTACTGTCGGAAAAGGGCTTTAGCGGGGTGGTGCTGGTGCCGCTGCCGGAAGAGCGGGCGGCGGGGCTGGCTAAAGCTCGCCAGGCCCAGGCCCTGGAATGGGCGCAAGCCCGGTTGGGGCATCTGCGCGGCCTGGTGCGGGGGCTGCCATGA
- a CDS encoding FAD-dependent oxidoreductase yields MAEQLDVNRPLRVAVIGAGPSGIYAAEALIKQGEVAVSVDVFDRLPTPYGLVRYGVAPDHQTIKSVTKVMQKVLQDPRVRFLGNVEYGRDLTYADLKRHYDAVVYTVGASSDRHLNIPGEELPGSLSATEFVAWYNGHPDYQNLDIRLDGQGVAVVGMGNVAVDVTRILAKTAEELGRTDIADHALPVLAQSQVTDIYMLGRRGPAQAKFTTKELRELGELLNADVLVRPEELELDEKSAASIAHDPALLKNLEVLREFAARPLSGKPRRIHIRFFVSPVAILGEGRVQKIRLEKNRLDENLNAVGTGQFEELEVGMVLRSVGYKGVPLPEVPFDSRKGVIPNQGGRVLREGQVALGEYTAGWIKRGPSGVIGTNKADATETIKLLLEDAPSLPLAPEPSPEAVTQLLQLRGVRYVTLEHWLKLDQHECAQGQAQGRPRVKVTSIAKMLELAQG; encoded by the coding sequence ATGGCAGAGCAGTTGGACGTAAACCGCCCTTTACGGGTAGCAGTCATTGGTGCGGGGCCCTCGGGCATCTATGCTGCCGAGGCTCTGATCAAACAGGGTGAGGTGGCGGTCTCGGTGGATGTCTTCGACCGGCTGCCCACCCCCTATGGCCTGGTGCGCTATGGGGTGGCCCCCGATCACCAGACCATCAAGTCGGTGACCAAGGTGATGCAGAAGGTGCTGCAAGACCCACGGGTGCGGTTTTTGGGCAACGTCGAGTATGGCCGCGACCTCACCTACGCCGACCTAAAGCGCCACTACGATGCGGTGGTCTACACGGTGGGGGCCTCCAGCGACCGTCACCTGAACATCCCCGGTGAGGAGCTACCGGGCAGCCTTTCGGCCACCGAGTTTGTGGCCTGGTACAACGGCCACCCCGACTACCAGAACCTGGACATCCGGCTGGATGGGCAGGGGGTGGCGGTGGTGGGTATGGGCAATGTGGCGGTGGACGTGACCCGCATCCTGGCTAAGACAGCGGAAGAGCTGGGCCGAACCGACATTGCCGACCATGCCCTGCCGGTGCTGGCCCAGAGTCAGGTGACCGATATCTACATGCTGGGGCGGCGGGGGCCGGCCCAGGCCAAGTTCACCACCAAGGAGCTGCGCGAGCTGGGCGAACTTCTCAACGCCGATGTGCTGGTCAGGCCGGAGGAACTCGAGCTCGACGAAAAAAGCGCGGCCTCCATCGCCCACGATCCGGCCCTGCTCAAAAACCTCGAGGTGCTGCGGGAGTTCGCGGCCCGACCCCTTAGCGGCAAGCCCCGCCGGATCCACATCCGCTTTTTTGTCTCACCGGTGGCGATCTTGGGCGAGGGCCGGGTGCAGAAAATTCGCCTGGAGAAAAACCGCCTGGACGAGAACCTGAACGCGGTGGGCACGGGCCAGTTCGAGGAGCTCGAGGTGGGGATGGTGTTGCGCTCGGTGGGCTACAAGGGCGTGCCCCTGCCCGAGGTGCCCTTCGACAGCCGCAAGGGGGTCATCCCCAACCAGGGCGGGCGGGTCTTGCGCGAGGGCCAGGTGGCGCTGGGCGAGTACACCGCCGGCTGGATCAAGCGCGGCCCCAGCGGGGTGATCGGCACCAACAAGGCCGATGCCACCGAGACCATCAAGCTGCTGTTGGAGGATGCCCCCAGCCTGCCTTTGGCCCCCGAACCCAGCCCTGAGGCGGTCACCCAGCTATTGCAGTTGCGCGGGGTGCGGTATGTGACCCTCGAGCACTGGCTCAAGCTCGACCAGCACGAATGCGCCCAGGGGCAGGCCCAGGGCCGCCCGCGGGTCAAGGTGACCAGCATAGCGAAGATGCTCGAGCTGGCCCAGGGTTAA
- a CDS encoding glycerophosphodiester phosphodiesterase has product MVLGKPLLLGHRGAPLQAKENTLESFRRAFEAGLDGLELDLHRTRDGVLVVHHDFELQGRPIAALDWPTLQQQAPWLPRLEQVFALAEEFPQAWLNLELKSQPGPSDGREALLAQHLQAWPGRARAWVSSFDPLALIRLHRLKAGVPLALLYAEPEMEELVPCLPVQGVHPLNTLLSREKVEYFKARGLFVVTWTVNQAAVVRELLGWGVDGVIGDRPEQLLAGRA; this is encoded by the coding sequence ATGGTATTGGGCAAACCCTTGCTTTTAGGGCACCGAGGCGCCCCGCTACAGGCTAAGGAAAATACCCTCGAGTCCTTTCGACGTGCGTTCGAGGCCGGTCTGGACGGCCTCGAGCTCGATCTGCACCGCACCCGCGACGGGGTGCTGGTGGTGCACCACGACTTTGAGCTACAGGGCCGGCCCATTGCCGCGCTGGACTGGCCGACCTTGCAGCAACAAGCGCCCTGGCTGCCCCGGCTCGAGCAGGTCTTTGCGCTGGCCGAGGAGTTTCCGCAGGCCTGGCTCAACCTCGAGCTCAAAAGCCAGCCGGGCCCTTCAGACGGGCGCGAAGCCCTGCTGGCCCAGCACCTGCAGGCCTGGCCAGGCCGCGCGCGGGCCTGGGTAAGCAGCTTCGACCCACTGGCCCTGATCCGGCTGCACCGCTTGAAGGCGGGTGTACCGCTGGCCCTGCTCTATGCCGAGCCCGAGATGGAAGAACTGGTGCCCTGTCTGCCGGTGCAGGGGGTGCACCCGCTGAACACGCTTTTGAGCCGGGAAAAGGTGGAATACTTCAAGGCTCGAGGGCTGTTTGTGGTGACCTGGACGGTCAACCAGGCCGCAGTGGTGCGGGAGCTGCTGGGGTGGGGTGTGGACGGTGTGATCGGCGACCGACCGGAACAGCTACTGGCCGGTCGGGCTTGA
- a CDS encoding threonine aldolase family protein, whose translation MRTIDLRSDTVTQPTPAMRKAMAEAEVGDDVYGEDPTVNRLEALAAEMLGFEAGLFMPSGTMTNQVALMLHLKRGQEVIAPKGAHIYEYEPGSLAVLSGGTIRLVEAPYGIPDPEAVRAAIHTSVHQAPTGLIALENTHNTAGGTVVPIAVQRAIQQVAEQAGLPTHLDGARFFNAVVALHTTPLELAKGFRTVSICLSKGLGAPVGSILLMPKEYRAEAWRYRKLLGGGMRQAGVLAAAGILALTEGPQHLARDHQMARALAEGLLRLHLEVDLQTVQTNMVYVQVPQAPAFVQRLRGLGVLANAMGPSRVRFVTHRDLQDEDIPLALQRIEQALQVA comes from the coding sequence ATGCGCACCATCGACCTCCGCTCCGACACCGTAACCCAGCCCACCCCGGCCATGCGCAAGGCCATGGCCGAGGCCGAGGTCGGCGACGACGTGTACGGCGAAGACCCCACCGTGAACCGCCTCGAAGCCCTGGCCGCCGAGATGCTGGGCTTTGAGGCCGGCCTCTTCATGCCCAGCGGCACCATGACCAACCAGGTGGCCCTGATGCTGCACCTCAAGCGCGGGCAGGAGGTGATCGCCCCCAAAGGGGCCCACATCTACGAGTACGAGCCGGGCTCGCTGGCGGTGCTCTCGGGCGGAACCATCCGGCTGGTGGAAGCCCCCTACGGCATACCCGACCCCGAGGCCGTGCGAGCCGCCATCCACACCTCGGTGCACCAGGCCCCCACCGGCCTGATTGCCCTGGAAAACACCCACAACACCGCGGGCGGCACGGTGGTACCCATCGCCGTGCAGCGGGCCATTCAGCAGGTGGCGGAACAGGCCGGGCTGCCCACCCACCTGGACGGGGCGCGCTTCTTCAACGCAGTCGTGGCGCTCCACACCACCCCGCTCGAGCTGGCTAAAGGCTTCCGCACCGTCTCCATCTGCCTGTCCAAAGGCCTGGGGGCGCCGGTAGGCTCCATCCTGCTGATGCCCAAGGAATACCGCGCCGAGGCCTGGCGCTACCGCAAACTGCTGGGCGGCGGTATGCGGCAGGCGGGGGTGCTGGCCGCGGCGGGCATCCTGGCCCTGACCGAAGGCCCCCAACACCTGGCCCGCGACCACCAGATGGCCCGGGCCCTGGCCGAGGGGTTGTTGCGGCTTCACCTCGAGGTAGACCTGCAAACCGTGCAGACCAACATGGTGTACGTGCAAGTACCCCAGGCCCCGGCCTTCGTCCAGCGCCTGCGCGGGCTGGGCGTGCTGGCCAACGCCATGGGGCCCAGCCGGGTGCGCTTCGTCACCCACCGCGACCTGCAAGATGAAGACATTCCCCTGGCCCTACAGCGCATCGAGCAGGCCCTGCAGGTGGCTTAG